TAACTTGACAGACGAATTAGAGGGGCAAGGAAAACAGACTGTGTATGATGATTACAAATTCGTGACCAAACAAGAACTGGAGTCTTTGGGATTGGACCATCTTCTTGGCACAAACCTTTTGAGGGCATACATGCATGGGTAAGTTTGTTATAgattatgatttaaaataaactgcataaaatacatactatgAAAGATTTctattaaacattgaaaacaTTTTAGATACTTTGTTGATGTGCGACTTTACAAGAGAGCCAAGTCAATAGCAGATCCGTTTGCGTTTGAAGAATACAAGAAACGTAAAATTAGAGAGAAGATCGAACAGGACAGGCCATCGAGAATTAAAATTGAAGACAACTTGCCTAAAGTCAATAGAGAGTTGGCGTCCAGACTTATGGAAGATGAAGGTAGAAAGAAGAAACATCCATCCAACCTTCTTAAAGATAACCGATTCAAGGTaagttttattacattacaattccatagttaattttgaaaaaaaggaaaatacctttcctgcaataaaatttataataaatagcaCACTGACAAAATTAATTCAAGCGAGCTTAATTAATGAGTGTGTTACTTTaagttaggtacatattattagGTATCTGTTAGCCATAGAACCAGCTAGACATTAATAAGTTAGAGTATAAGTACCTGTTTTTGGTATGGTCCTCATAACTTCACGAAaccattaatataaattaaattaaataatcatttaattcTGGCATGAGTGGCATGACCCATAAAAGTGTTagtaataaaacttaaatactaatgttatacagtacaattataattaaaacctaccatgcgAAACAGtatacttagagctaggacaatacaataccgggtgagccATACACATTTAATGCTCATTGTTTGATTTCCAGGCTATGTTTGAAAATCCTGACTTTGAAGTGGACAAGTCGGCTGAAGAGTACAGATTACTGAATCCGGTGCTATCCAGGCTGGATAAAGATAAAACGAAACTAACTAAAACAGCAGAAGTTGATCCTATGGAGGTATgtatataaagcctgaccagaaatatatgatcacgcgccatgttgcggaatttcactggaactaattttttcatactatactgaactgtcaccctatacatgagaataacagcgccctcttgacaatgaccatatatttctggtcaggctttacctacaTTAGTAACGCTCACAATATATTAGTAATCTAGTTGGGTTGTTAGTAAGGTTGAATTTCTATTGTTCGAAAATTTTACGTAgcaaaggaaacaaaaaataataaatacgtgtacaaaacgcgagagtttaaagtgttataaaagAAACCAATCTATactaaacaatgtattttatctACCTATGAATGTGGATTTAAACAAAAGAATGGAAGGCAGTGAACTTTTTAAATTTCACTATTCAATCCATTTAGTTATCCACATGCACACAATAATCATGAAGTCtttattaaaatagttttttagcGGTATATTAATAGCAATGACTTATGATAGTTATGGTACTGTTTCCTTTTAGCTTTAATTCgtagtcaaaatattttttactacgCATTACCTATGTAGGCtatgtatattattaaattatgttttatttaggaGGATGAACCTGAAGACAAAGACTCAGATAAGGAGCTTTATCAGTCTAGTGAGGAAAGTTCGGATGACGACCGCACATGGGTGAAAGAAGTCAAGAAGCAACACAAAATGATCAGAAAGAAACACCAACACGAACATGACGAAACAGAACACAAGGAAAAGGTTTACGAATTTAGCGAAACACCCAAAACAACTAATATCAAAGCAATCACAAAAGTAAACAAAGCCAGTTTAGGAGATCGATTAGCAAGGGAGAACTTTACATCAACAGTCACCGGTACTGGAGGTAACAGAGAGATGAAGTTCACAATGAGAGGCAAGAAATCAGAATCGGAAGCACAAAAGAAAATTAAGAAACACTACCAAGAAAGAAAACAGATTGTGAGGAGAACAGGATATCTAATGAAAAAGAAGCTACCTAAAATGTAGAATAGGTATCATGTTGCAAGGACgactttaataaatttaatgttgaacttgtctgtttttttttgtaagtaccaacaaattttagaataaattatttttgttttgaattaaattgaattgaaattaaagTGCAAGTGGTTAAAATCATGACATAGTTATCTAGGTACCGTCTGGGAGTCTGGgcgttttataaaaacaaattgaattCTTTCTCCATATTTATCTCTTTAGGGTTATCTGAGTTCAACCTTGATACAAAAcctttggttttatttttgtacagtcTTGACGACGTCTTTAGTAGACTTAAACGATTAGTAGTGCATTGTTGGCATGAGCTAACAACCATTTCGTTGggtatattaggtaggtattgcaTTCAATGCTAAATCAAACTTAGTACTTCCAAAAAACCGTttatcagtttttagggttccgtactcaaagggtaaaaacgggaccctatcactaagactccgctgtctgtctgtctgtctgtccgtctgtcaacaggctgtatctcatgaaccgtaatagctagacagttgaaattttcacagatgatgtgtttctgttgccgctataacaacaaatactaaaaacagaacaaaataaatatttaagtgaggctcccatacaacaaacgtgattttttgccgtttttacgGAACCGAGTGCGCGAGTCCGCCttgaacttggccggttttttttctcggATCatgtcatttaatttaaaatatcccAGAGCCCAGATGTAAGTTCAAACCGCAAATTCAGCTATATACCTAAAATTACACTTAAAATCTTATCACTCGATTTGTTTCTGATTACTGACCTTTAGctgactttttagggttccgtacctcaaaagcaaaaaacgaaacccttatttataggatcactcgtgcgtctgtcttctgtctgtctgtccgtctgtcacagccttattttctccgaaactactagaccaattcaCTACTCACTCACCACTCACTACACCCACTCACTCACTTTcatgcaataaaaaattatgaattaagttgaaatttggtacaataATGTAAGTTtgtacggacatgtaacgtaaacaaatgaattttaaacatgggggccacttttacgtaaacgagaaaattaaaaaaatatatatatcgtgttatatatcaaatgaaagagctcgttgtgagaatctcaaatatatttttttgtaattttaaaataaatagtttagaagttatttaagaatatAGCCGAAAAATcaccccccctttatctccgaaactactgggtctaaaatttaaaaaaaaatagacaacACCTACctattctttacctatagatcacaggaaaacctattagaaatgtgcagtcaagcgtgagtcggacttaattatttagtttttgatctgaccgCTACGGATTCTTAACAACATGTCACTCACACAcgcacataaaaaatacattgtttaaaattgtgtaatgtagatacttggccggtttttacattATATAAATGTAACAAAAGGTTGCGCACTGCTTTTTATTTTGTCGCTATAAACAATTAACACGCAAACATTAAGAGCTTCGTTTGTTGTGatcaatgttaaacgaattgCATCCTTTTTTAATATTCGATATTTTCTCAGTGAGAAAGAGACAATGTTactcaataaataaatgtaatgacTGACTTAATAGCTTACAAGTACCGTATGATGCACAATAATAATGGATCTTATGGCAGCGGTAAGTTACAATTACcttcttttaattaaatattgaagTTTGTTTGTTGCCGCAGTGAGTGACTACCCTGTTATTATAATGTTTGTTATCTTTTCGCATAATGTGCACAATGGCAATTAAAGTGTAGATATGGGCAATAAACTGAataatgtgaaattttcaaaCGATTACGTAGCGAGTGATCTACTGGACAGCCATGTCCTGGGACGAGACAAGCTGGAGGAGCCCGCCATGGAGAGGTCCACGAGATCCAGCCTGGACGCCAACAGTGTTGACGTGAGTACCTACTACACACTAATGTGCATCTACCATACCATATAAATACGCTGTTTAACGACacttactttttctttgtagttATTAACGATTTATCGAGTTTTAATGTCTTCCTGGTTCaagttcattttaattttagttctgttttttttaagttgagcCTGAGTGCGTAGCTCCAATGAAAATGCAAGATGTAAGCAGCTATTCTTGAGTGTTGATAGCTAATTTATTGAATATAGTACTACCTTTAGGGGCGTTTTCATTAGTACCTACCTGTTGTACGTTTGATATTTTGTACACGATATATTTCAGATTGGTGAAATAACTGAATCCCCAGATACGGAGTATATGAGTACGTCTGCTATTCTACACTATTGTAAATCTAAGGTACGTGGTCATTAATATTCCTAATTTCTTACCTGTAGACTTGATGCtttttcgttgtttttttaTAGGGAGAGATTTGAAAGTGGTGGGCAAACTTTCTTTATAGGGGCCAGAAAGTTTAAGAAATTTCAGAGCCAGAATTGCAGCAAAAatgcttttttattatttcacggGCCATATACAAATTATTTCGCAGGACCATCGGCGGCCGGATAAAATTCTTTCGCGGGCCGAAGCTGGTCCGCGGGCCGTACTTTGCCCACCACTGATTAGGTACTAAACTATTCGTAGAATCCTTATTTAACATAACATTGTTTTGATTTCAGATATTGCTTCCTTATCttaaacttttaacaataatgGGATTGCGTCCAGTCGTTGATTCCTCGAACTCCTCAAGAGGCTCAATATGTTTGTCACACTTCCATTCAGCGCAAGTTGCAGTATTTATGTTCTTAGGATACGTACTTCAGTATATGGCATGTTTCAGGTAAggtttacaaaattatataaattatcctTTTCTATATGATTGTCTAACTAAACCACTTATGTAATTCAAATAGATACAATCCAATGTAATGCAAATGACGTAGTAAATGTGTAAAGGTTCCACAGAGGGTCAGGACTCAACTTATTCGATAGTACCTCCTAGTGGATAGTACCTACTCCTTTAtagataaatttataaattctaATTCGAATACAAAGTCGATTCcagtatacctacttataaaaaataggaaaattGCCAATGACACAGCTGGAGTTGCCTGCGCCCATAAGCTACGACTTCCGCTTGCCATCTAGCAGGCCGTACGCTGGGCAACACTCTAAAATGACCATCGTTGGGCCTTATGTCCTTGcaataaagttaataaataaataaatattataggacaattttacacagatgacctagtcccacagtaaggcTTGTCTTGTGGGTACTAGAAGACAATATAATTATCTAATAATTTAtagttacataaaaatataaataaacaataaaaatgtgcacactacattaaaaaaaagtacagatattgagaaaatcttaaactagttacatcaaacatcaaacatttattcagcaaataggccacaggggcacttttacatgtcaatttttacaaacaataaaattaaccaaaaattacaaaaagaagtatgcctacctataaataactaaattacaaatttaaattgacatagagATGTAGGTCTCTACCTGtcagaataatttaaaaaatccgcaacgcaggcttcgtctggtggctacaaatgcaaatcagcaacatgcttcgtcccaaaaataccaatgatgatatccgcaacaggcctcgtcatttttttttgtttaaataaaacatccataacttagGAACAAACATTTGTGATAAccacaaaaataaatgcccttaccgggattcaaacccgggACCTACTGCTTCGTaggtagggtcactaccgattaggctaggaggccgtcagTCTACTGATTTTCAGTTTTACAATGTGTCCATCGtcgtgtttaaaattatataatttttttagggttccgtacctacccaaagggtaaaaacgggaccctattactaagactccactgtccatcatctgtctgtcaccaggctgtatctcatgaaccgtaatagctagacagttggaactttcacagatgatgtatttctgttgccgctataacaacaaatactaaaaagtacggaaccctcggtgggcgagtccgactcgcacttgtccggtgtttttattaattacaatgTTGTTGTACCTAATTCCAGACGAGACCGAGGTTTCTGCTACAAGCTGGTGCCGCTGGCGCTGGAGTCGTCTCTCGAGTACGAGACGTACAAGCAAGTCTGCTACGGGAACGTGACGCTGACGTACATCGGGCCCAGCATACTGCACTTTCTGGGCTTCCTCTACGCTCTCTATTTGTTTAGAATATCCGATAATGAGCAGCTCCAGAATCTTATGGAAAGGGTAAGATTCATTCACATAATTACCAATAATCGAGTAAAAATGGCGGAGAAACGCCACAACGACATTAATAAAAGTTGCATTTGCTTGCTTCGTGTTGTTtgaaatatccaatatttttttcactcGGAAAGGCTCTTTTCTTTCTTTGATATCATTGTCCAGAGTTGCAGAGTTGCATCTTATGCTCTAGAATGCAGAGTAATTCcagtcaaatttttatttaaaaaaaattcatgttgCTTATAGGATGGACTATAAGACTATATGTGTCGAAGTCTAGCCAAAGGTTCCACTTTATCCCTTACCCTAAAGATGAGATTTGCTTGTAACTTGATACGAATgacctgtcaaagcgtccttatggcaagcgacaaagtggggccttttgcttggaaacgacacGTATAATGTTTGTCACTCGATACTCTCGACAATAGTTTCTTCACCGCTCGTACCTTGAAAATCTCGCAACTcataaaatttatgtttttacttaCCTCAGTTTTGAAGCACTCCGTCCCGTCGTACATCCAAATGGAGTAGCTACgttattaattagtattttcctaagaatgaatatatttttcagGTATTTTTACTATCGTCGTATACACAGCAGGGCATGGCCTCTGCCAACCCGAAGCGGCTCTTACGTCTGCTGTGGGCGTTCATCATACTGAGCGTGTTGTGGATGTGTCTGTCGCTGTGCTCGGTCAATCTGATGATGGCCGAGGGTACTATTATGTTCCGGTGGATGGAACAAAGGTAATTTGTACTAAGCTACATATCTTggtaataa
This DNA window, taken from Cydia strobilella chromosome 4, ilCydStro3.1, whole genome shotgun sequence, encodes the following:
- the LOC134740585 gene encoding uncharacterized protein LOC134740585 isoform X1, with the protein product MTDLIAYKYRMMHNNNGSYGSASDLLDSHVLGRDKLEEPAMERSTRSSLDANSVDIGEITESPDTEYMSTSAILHYCKSKILLPYLKLLTIMGLRPVVDSSNSSRGSICLSHFHSAQVAVFMFLGYVLQYMACFRRDRGFCYKLVPLALESSLEYETYKQVCYGNVTLTYIGPSILHFLGFLYALYLFRISDNEQLQNLMERVFLLSSYTQQGMASANPKRLLRLLWAFIILSVLWMCLSLCSVNLMMAEGTIMFRWMEQSSKQTLLILKILLVACTLVHDMVQATIITSYCLQAQLLQAHLMYLKERLLNRSTTPLNWMREIAEFQKLLKYLNDDLAPAVCLFTIVNISWVASGAMWMYSLDKVDTQTEPIVGISLLNLLLWISAAIVPFIQAARLSKECRRTESVGHELCVRPFLHQDTPHEDVAAVLMYSTTLRLRAKLFHHPVAGRYLWIVLTITLVGLFSLGMCHYI